The sequence CTGGGGGCTGCAATTGGATATTTATCACAACAATATCAATGGAGGCATTTCCACTATACATGTCTATTGGTCTAGCAGTAGCCAACTTTTTTTAAGAACACATTACTCATCAATTCggcattttcacaaaattaTAAGCAAGAAATGAAGCTCTATCCATTGGAGTACTATTATATCAAGCTATGACAATCCCACACACTCTCTTTAAAGTCGTGGTAGTCCCACGCACTACACTATTGGAATCATAGCGGTCTTATGCAGCACACCGCTAGGATCTTTGCAAACGTCATCTTACACTTGGGGGCTTGGTCTCTCACTATCTATTTGAGAGGACTACATATAGATCTACATGAAGACCAGCCACTCCATCAATTAAATCAAAGCTACTACTCCAGCTATGGAACTTTCTAATCTCTACATGTCCAACAACATCTATTTTATTACTCCAGTAGTGCTATCAGATCCTACAACATGATCATCACTTATGACTCTATCAATACAATCATAATCATGTAGCCAATCCTACAAGTGGTATGCAATCTCTATGCCCCCTAAAGCAACTCTTCCAACAAGGACGGAATCTCAATGGAAATCTCATATTATCTTGGCCATCTCTATCAAATTTCTTCAAGAATTGGTTGCAATCAGCAGCATCAACAAAACATTCATATGTTCTGATATCAAAATACATTCTAGATTGCCCTAGCCGTAATCTCAATATTCAGACTTTTAGCAGCAACAACTTCAATCCACTGAAGCAATAGTTGATTCTCTCCAGCCGTATCATTGAAAATTCAGCTCAAAATATTTCTAAATGCATTGACTTCAACAAACTCAATCATAATCAAAGCAGCACAACACCCAGCTGCAATCTTAACTAACTTCAACATTACATTGCTACCTTCAACCCAACAGCATCATCTCCAGCAGTCAACAATCTCAGACTAGCTCATCTAAAAAAGTCTTCAAGTAAACCCTCTACTCGTGCATGCCCTTGCAAAACAAGCCCATGCACTCGGAGGGCGAAatgttgaggactcttttttcaGCCCACGTGGcattacttcattggcaacccatgccacatcaacatattattgattttttggctAAATCTCCTTAAAGCTCAAAATAAGCTCATATCTCATTCAACTACATGGATTAGGCTCACATGGCCCGCGagatccttacttcaagaggtggattcatggtccacatttcctcttcatcaattgggatcataaccccacgacatcatcaacatcaacatatggatcgggCTTAAGCAATGAATCAAAACTCATGGCCCATATTACCCctcttacactcatggcaagcggcttcttcaacaagagcccatatttacacaaaatgacaacaaaacccgaggcacgtcatctcatcttcggcttatgatccaagctcataagtctctttGGGGAAATTTTAGGAGTcatggtttggagggccaagaggtatgttTAGTAAAGCTCTagtggtttaaagttgataaaagagacatgttgcttggcgtgtcttctccaactccctaAACTCTGACGAGTTCGTGTGTGGCGGGTAATatatggtaagcatctcttatcacctagcacttaaaatgataagaCTCCCCATtgcttttttcctaaaatttaatattcatCATGTGACAAATACTCAATATTCCTAGCCATATAAATGTTGAGAAAATAACTATGCATTCAATCCTCAACTGTGtcctatacaaatttagaaacttcattatattattctacataaattacattactactttcagctaaaatccagCTCAAACACATGGTCTAATCTGATTGCCTGTCTTTAATCTCCaactatatacaaaatattcatgatatctctCATATCCAGTTGTTGTTTGCCATAATCAGACCATATATTTCTCTGCCAACTACTAGAGCAGagcattaaatactcttcttgctcaccaatattatgtcacaacacaatgagaccttAACTAAATCTCTAAAGCTTCATTAACTTTCAACTAGAAATGCGTTGTGATAGAACCTTGgaccaaaaaacacaaacacccaaaaaaggaAGCATTTCCAGCAGAACCCAAATAGTGTATTCAGCACTTGACACTAGGCTGGGAGTAATATCATCAACCATTTAATATTGAAATCCCAGCAACCAGCTGCtatacccaaaatagcaagaaaCCCTTGAAAAAGATCTTATCATTTTCAGTTAAACCTATAAAATAAATGCTAAATGTCCTCTCTAGCAGTCTGAAATCACCCAGCTGACCTCATCTGCTTCTGTCCAAAGCAACAGCTGCCTTATGACAGCTGTGACAGCTGTCTTATGATAGCTGTCACAGCTTTTCTTGACAGCTGGGACAGCTTTTTCAGAACAGATGTAACAGCTGACCCAGCAGCTTTAGCATTACTGATTTTCCACATTTgactaaaaccaaaaccaactaaagtaactatctttttcttgccaaaataccTTCCTTTTCTGCTACTCTTTCCCCAACAGCTCTTACCCATAATAGCAAGAACATCTTAAAGCTAAACATACCATTTTTGCCCAAATCTTAATATGAattttctgaagattcattgctatttgggacagattttggctgagatttttgctaaaatacctCCTTAAACCCAACTCTAAAGGGACccttcatcaacacctcaaggGGGAACAAAAATGGAGAAGAACAACTCTTTTGAAAacttctctattctctctccctctaattatcttcttaaactcttaatgaagttctgagtttttagtttcaaaatcaagaactaaaCTCTTCAACCCTTAGCTCATAAATGCCCTTCATAAGCCTTCATATATCCTTCAGCAAAAAATCCCAACAGCAAATACCCAACAACCTTGCTAaacactttctctctcactGCCTATACTACCGAATGACTCACTACTTACTACATATACTCTCTCTAAGAGCACACCCTAGCTCTCAAATACTCCCttactccccacttataagctctTTATAAGCTCCTATCCATCCTAGTAGTAAATCCCAACAACATTGCTAAACATACTACAGCACTATTACCCCTTcttatactcattctctcactctccataTTCAGAAAGTACACCTATCTTACTGCTCATATCTCCAAATACCTAAACATATCTTcatactcttctcttacaaaatctttcctcttggaaagcaatctATACAATTTCTCTAGcggttataatctcatatttttactatctttaacctccatatctctcatacttccatatatcatacatattacaaatactacatccTACAAAACATCTATATCTTTTACTATCTCCACACTTCTCAAGAGATATCAAGTACTCATACTAAAAGTCATTCTCATGGAATGCATGAAGTTCTATTACTAAAGCCtttctcctagaaggcaccaaTATCTCATATCCAAGCCCTTCTCCTAAAAGGCACAAATCTATCTTATATaaagcccttctcttagaaggcacaaatactccatacaaaagcccttctcatggaaggcaacactattcataacttcacaacaattaaaaaagcaTTGTCAAgggaaaaactcatttaagtgcatgataagaggggcaagcttaaccagcCCCTACACACAGCTAGGCaaactctctctccctccagttgcacccattttttcCCCCTCAATCTTGAAACTATCATGGCAAACTATCTCTTTACCGCTGGGGTCATTCTGTTGGGATATTATCAACTCACAGAAGCTGTACAGCTTGGCTACAAACCATACGAAGATAAGTGATTTtgcttccttatctttaaatttacgttattgagtacatgattacttcatatttaaatacatattattttattccaactactattacaactattaacctaggcttaaactcatttaaatgcatgataagaggggcaagaTTAACTAGCCTCTACGGCTGGCATTCTGCTAGAATCCTATCAGCTCACTAATGCAACACAACTGGAGGTATAAATCATataaagataagtgactttgcttccataTCATTAAATTTACGTCATTGGACACATGATTACTTTacctctaaataaatactactttatcACAATTGTTAttacaactactaatcaaagctatcatatcaaacacatattgtatatttttttgattattatcatgattcttaaactttggctttaatggtttTGTAGGTTTAAAAATACGCTGATAGCCATTGGAccacgtggcccaatgttgagttccggACGCAACTCCCCAAAAAGAACTCGGGCCTAGCAAGGTTACTAATCCAGCGGATAATACATGGCCGAGCAACCAAAAAAGGCCCCCAAACATATAGTTAGTTTGTTTGTTAGTAAATTGGAGCATTTCTCTTCTAATTTGTAAtgcttctttaaaaaaaaaaaaaaaaattatttttttttagaagaaaaaaaaacttttagttcTAAACAAAActacaaaccatcaatattttcatctaaaactattttataacttaTTTATTAATTGTAATTAATTCCTCAATAGATCCATTTTAAGACtcaattaatttgatttttatttttttaaacgaTGTTTATatctaaattcatatttttctaatatacatttataattaaaCATATACACAGTTGATATTGACTCCCTGCAATAGATAAAGTTAGTCATGGCCTTAGTAGTTAGTGTTTTAGGATAGGTTTTAAGTTCAaaccattgttattaatacagtttcggaccccgtttcggtttgtccagtggaatggaatatttcggtaccggccgatttcggcgtaccgttttaaggtgtttcgggttcctaaaaattaaattatatatattcttgtaaaacataaaattgtcaattctaataaataaataactaaatttcaaataatacaaatcatttagtcttaactcttaagtcttaaacatcaatataacatctatttaacatcacacaataagaagatttagaagacaataactaaatatcaaataatacaaaacattcagtcttaactcttatgtcttaaacctcaatacaacatcaaataataagaagatttataacaagtcattactcattacataagcccataataattaataactaataagccaacaaaatttataacataatattagccatcaaataataaatttttttttttccataggccaaatcatgtaccggccggaattcacatctcggccggaattggccggaacggccggaatggaccggaatggccAGAAATCTAGCCCGAGATGGAACGATGGGTATCTtggtaccggtttgcataccggaacgaaaaattccggccggaacggaacggaatcaataacaatggttCAAACACAGAGCAATGCTCTAAGAGGTGACAATGTAATGTTGTTTTGACTGAAGATTATAACTTCTCATCACCTAAAATCATTCGAACTTTACTTAACCCCTATTAAGAAAATGTATGCAATTCTTTAGGCCACCTCGTTGGTCTTCCTTTAcctttatagtttatatatatgaagaaaaatatataattatatttaaaatatatatattttaaggggTGAAACAAATTAAAACCACATGAATGGCTTAACCAACATCCTCACCCTCCATCTTTGCCAACATATATGGACTAGCGTATGAATAGAGATTGTGAGAAAGAGTACCAATTTTTTTGTCATGTTtcaaaaattcaactttttaaataaatataatttattatccTGTTTGCTGAATAAAAATGGTATAAATTTCTAGAACTATccttattaatttaaattatagaaaaagaatggtgttgactttttaaataaagtaaagggtataaattttattaattaattttagaaagatgattttattttggaatattccaaaatgaaatagaaaacCAACAATTGAGACGGAGGATATATGCGTGTGAACTTCTTCTTAGAGACTTAAACTCCAGTTCTACCTCCCACATCctacaaatatttatacttgtaaagtaaCTACCGCACCGAAAGTAATGTtggttaaatattattaattcgGAAAAAAGTGGATGATGAGCTTGGTGCAAACTGGATTTAGGCCGCTATAGTTATTATATTTTGGTTGGTAAGTTGTAACGCTCTAGAAGCTACACgttagcaaaataaataaacttctaCAGGCCCGTTTGTCCTGACGTGGCGCAATCATATAGGCTAGTAGAGGCTACTGGAATGGGATTGGACGTAGAGGAACAAGACCACTAAAGAAAGGCTTTTTCCGAGTTCCAACCACCATAGAAAATGAGGAATGGAAAATGCCTACATCAATTCAATATAATCgtttatttttcatcaaaaaaaatcaaatcaaatcgtTTCtgctcaaataataataataatagtagtatgaaaatgaaatattgaaatttcaaactttaCCAGAAATATCTAAACATTTTTACGTCTTTACTTAAAACGGAAGctcttctctctctgttctcatgattaaaaaaaattccgtTAGATCTCACGACTCAGAAGTCAGCGCCACATCTACATCAGCTTAACTCTATGCATTCGTTTCCTCCTCAttatctctgtctctctctctcttaatattttaagagagagagactctTACATTTTAATTCGGGGAGTTGGGTTTTGATTGAAAGCAAAGAAGGAAAAGTGTTAGATAATGGAGAAGGAGTTGAGAGAAGgaatgaaaccaaaacaagaacaagaagaggAGGAAAGGTTAGGAAACAATAATGTAATGGAaatgaatgagagagagaatgaaatagAGCAAAGCAAAGTGGGTATCATGAGAGCCCTTGTTGAAAGAGAAGATCCCTCTGCCAAGgtactttctcttttatttatttatttatttgtcctGTTTTCAATTATGATAaagtttttaatctttgttctctttttcttcaCCATCGGCCtcctttttttgttggttgtctCCTATGGGGTTTTGTGCTTGTGCCAATTATAATGATAGCTAAACAAATTTGAGAGTAAAGAAGGCCGCGGATCAAATCAATTTAAGTGGTGATACCCTAAATATagcataaaatttgtttcaacaaccccaaaaaaagtgcaaaatttGTACCGCATTTgctgcccaaaaaaaaaaaaaaaatgcaatataaTGCTTTCAATTTGCATGCCTAGGACATCGAACTTCCATATTGGAAAAATGTCAGAACAGGATCCTTTCCATTTCGcggatttcattttattttctagatCTAAGAGCATAAAAGGTCTACAGAGTgtcatgttatttaaaattttaaaatacttgtGATTCTATATAGACTTTGTATACTTTTAATTAGATTtgtaacatatatataatttgaactgTGAAATGGATCCCCCGAAAAGGTGATGGaaaatttaatcacaatttCTGCATTTATGAATCTCAGCTCAATGAAACAAAGAGGTAGATACATTCCTCTAGTTATATTTTGGTAATCTCAAGTGCTTATAAGCAGAACCAGTTCTGTTTCATATGTATTTGAGTATATACTTCGTTATGCAGGATGTGGATGATTTGATGATTCGGAGATTTTTGCGAGCTCGTGATCTAGATATCGAGAAGGCTTCTAACCTATTCCTGAAGTACCTGAGCTGGAGGCGTGCATTTGTCCCTAATGGCTCCATAGCCGTATCCGAGATCTCAAATGAAATAACCCATCACAAGCTTTTTATGCAAGGCCTGGATAAGAAGGGACGCCCGATAGTGGTTTGCTTTGGTGGCAGGCATAAGCAGAACAATCTAGAGGAGTTCAAGCGTATGTTATGACTTCAAAACTATATATTTCTATTCTCTAGCAAATTGGATTTGTGCAATCTCGATCTCTGCTGCAAATAGGAGCCGGTGATTAGCTAAAGCCTAAATGGAGATGTCTTTTACTTTTTGCAGGTTATGTGGTCTACGGCTTAGACAAGATATGTTCTAGGTAACTTGCTCGATCTCCCCATCTCTATTATGACATTAAACGCCTATTTCTCAAATTTCATTGGTGAGAGATATCATTGGAGAGGGAATACCATTGTCCTTAAAGAGTCATTATATTTGTGAATTTGATATGCTGTGTTAATTTGAGGTTATATCATCACATAAGATATAAATTGCCAACCCATCTATCTCCTAGAAAGCAGCCTCcccaattttaattttcaaaataaataaataaaaataaatctgcTTTCCATATATGATAATTTAGAGCAATAGTAGTTGCGGTTTTGAGCAAAtgttttttggaattttattatATGACATTTCCCATGCCTTTTGTTTTCTTAGCCAAGCAGACCCTAGACCTATCTTATGTATTATTTGATGAATAAAGAGTCAATTTATGCATGCATATGCTGTCTTGGTCTTTCAGAATGCCAAGAGGGGAGGAAAAGTTTTTGTGCATTGGAGATCTTGTAGGATGGGGATACTCGAACAGTGACATTCGAGGATACCTAGCAGCTCTCTCTATCTTGCAGGTTTGATCTATTCCTATATCTAAAATGCCATATTGACTGGTATAACTCAACTAAATGAACCAACACAATTGAAGTCCACACATTCACCAATCCATTTGTGGGACATACTTTTCCAGTTGTGCATGATAAACCAAATTGAGgcaatgataaaattttactgTCATAGGCTAATCGTACAAAACAGGGTTGCACCAGAAAAGCTTATTatcattaatttgattttttaatgacAGGATTGCTTCCCGGAGAGGCTAGGCAAGTTAATTATAGTCAATGTGCCTTACATTTTCATGACTGCGTGGAAGATGGTTTACCCATTCATTGACAGCAAAACCAAAAAGAAGGTAAAGTATGAGATGTCTTTGATTGCAAGAAATATACATTCAAGCATGTAAATCAACCCTAAGACAAAGAAGCaattatatattacaattatgttttgaaataaaaacaacaataactATGATTCTAatggaaattatatatatatatatatatatatatataagtattaaaCATTTCATCATTGCTCCTTATTTTCAAAATGTCAAAGTTCTTCAAGTgggcttttaaatttttaagagCACATGTTATCCAAAATGCACTGTGATTCATACTAGAATGGTACATGTCAGGAAAAACAGGGACGGACCTACAGTAGGGCAGAGGTGggccaccccccccccccctcccctcccctcccccattaaaaaaaaaattggtatacaaaaaattaagattttcccttacatatatatatatgtctctcctctaaaatatttagatattgacctacaagaaaagaaataaaagaaataaaattcatgcccctttaactacaaaaacaaaataaaaaaataaatatggactaaacaaaaattgcgtacaaaataagaaacacttattttgtatgttatactttgttgatgtgttttatattatgaaatgtttaagaaatacTAATTGTGtatgtagtattttgttgaatacGAAATAGAtgtgagtttttattttcataattttttttttgtttttaagctTTGGCCCCCCTCAAGTACGAATCCCGGTTCCATCCCTGGGGAAAAAGCTTTGGTATGTATTCGAATAACTAATTAAAATGTGTACACGTCTACAATGCTTCTGCAGATAATTTTTGTTGAGAACAAAAAGTTGAAATCCACATTGCTGAGTGACATTGATGAGAGCCAGCTGCCGGATATATATGGAGGCCAACTGCCATTGCTCCCTATCCAGGACACCTAATTTGTTTGGGTCAATGGTAAATGGGGTTTCTGTCTCTTCTATAAGTCCCTACTGCTCATAGGCTTAGTAGAAGATTATACAAAACATATAGTTGCTGCAAATCTGCATTTTTTGTGATATTGCTACTCTAGAAGGCATACGGTTATCTAGCTATTATATGAGATTATACATATACTCTTTTGCTTGTTTGCTGCAACTATATTAAAacaacctctctctctcgctctctctctctcccaaataGCATGTAATCTGTTAAATCCAGCATTAGACCTAGGTCGCAATAACATGTGAAATGTGATTGCAAAACTGTCTTCTCTATTGAACTCATTCTTGAAATAACAAGCTGTCAGCCAATTTAGAATTATATCAAATATGGATCATGAC comes from Castanea sativa cultivar Marrone di Chiusa Pesio chromosome 3, ASM4071231v1 and encodes:
- the LOC142627004 gene encoding uncharacterized protein LOC142627004 translates to MEKELREGMKPKQEQEEEERLGNNNVMEMNERENEIEQSKVGIMRALVEREDPSAKDVDDLMIRRFLRARDLDIEKASNLFLKYLSWRRAFVPNGSIAVSEISNEITHHKLFMQGLDKKGRPIVVCFGGRHKQNNLEEFKRYVVYGLDKICSRMPRGEEKFLCIGDLVGWGYSNSDIRGYLAALSILQDCFPERLGKLIIVNVPYIFMTAWKMVYPFIDSKTKKKIIFVENKKLKSTLLSDIDESQLPDIYGGQLPLLPIQDT